One region of Populus trichocarpa isolate Nisqually-1 chromosome 4, P.trichocarpa_v4.1, whole genome shotgun sequence genomic DNA includes:
- the LOC7487378 gene encoding calcium-binding protein CML24 encodes MAKSRNPTAFGSMDDIRKVFNKFDKNGDGKISCSEVVDNLSELGTKISPAEVELIMQEFDKDGDGYIDLDEFVGFIQNGGHGDSGGNDSKELRDAFDLYDTNKNGLISVDELHSVMKMLGLKCSLSDCRKMIREVDEDGDGNVNFEEFKKMMTKGLA; translated from the coding sequence ATGGCAAAATCAAGAAACCCAACAGCCTTCGGTTCCATGGACGACATAAGGAAGGTATTCAACAAGTTCGACAAAAACGGTGATGGAAAGATTTCTTGCAGTGAAGTTGTAGACAACCTCAGCGAACTGGGTACCAAGATATCACCTGCGGAGGTCGAGTTGATAATGCAAGAATTCGACAAAGATGGTGATGGCTACATTGATCTTGATGAGTTTGTCGGCTTCATCCAGAATGGTGGACATGGCGATAGTGGTGGCAATGACAGTAAAGAATTGAGGGATGCTTTTGATTTATACGATACGAACAAGAATGGACTGATTTCAGTTGATGAGTTGCACTCCGTAATGAAGATGTTGGGGTTGAAGTGTAGCTTGAGTGATTGTCGTAAGATGATACGTGAAGTTGATGAAGATGGTGATGGTAATgttaattttgaagagtttaagAAGATGATGACTAAAGGGTTAgcgtaa